From Myxocyprinus asiaticus isolate MX2 ecotype Aquarium Trade chromosome 25, UBuf_Myxa_2, whole genome shotgun sequence, one genomic window encodes:
- the LOC127416424 gene encoding protein RD3-like: MESKDNGPGSPAMPFFGCSKWHHTESVPAQGCMAPASPGQMLLRELLWQLEQRALQVQAEEFQYCLSRGILAYHCPPAYPSLLALIPASERHQLERLCGRIPPSQTAVVLSRLHDLLGHNDIPPWELVGAFKHVVRDFPRRQEEKVQRRPLLSAPPAIPSAPIPSTESGNRNHWAENASQSSSEEPGKHRKEIPTISSYVDKHLRAACPYSIHRDWSLPYFHPFTYEAYSTTL; the protein is encoded by the exons ATGGAGTCAAAGGATAATGGACCTGGaag CCCAGCAATGCCATTCTTTGGTTGTTCTAAATGGCACCACACAGAAAGTGTCCCAGCTCAAGGATGCATGGCACCTGCAAGCCCAGGTCAAATGTTGCTGCGAGAGCTGCTTTGGCAGCTAGAGCAAAGAGCACTTCAGGTTCAAGCGGAGGAGTTCCAGTACTGCTTGTCCCGTGGCATTCTGGCATACCATTGCCCCCCAGCATACCCTAGCCTGCTTGCCCTCATACCTGCCTCTGAGCGTCATCAGCTAGAGCGCCTCTGTGGGCGCATCCCACCCTCACAAACAGCCGTTGTACTTTCCAG GCTCCATGATCTTTTGGGCCACAATGACATCCCTCCCTGGGAGCTGGTGGGTGCCTTCAAGCATGTTGTTAGGGACTTCCCGAGGAGGCAGGAAGAAAAAGTGCAGAGGCGTCCACTCCTTTCAGCTCCACCAGCTATTCCTTCTGCTCCCATTCCATCTACAGAGAGTGGTAATAGAAATCACTGGGCTGAAAATGCATCTCAGTCTTCATCAGAGGAGCCGGGAAAGCATAGGAAAGAGATCCCTACTATTTCTAGTTATGTGGATAAACACTTGCGGGCTGCCTGCCCTTACTCTATCCACCGAGATTGGAGCCTGCCCTACTTCCATCCTTTTACTTATGAGGCCTACAGCACCACATTGTGA